The Sulfitobacter sp. SK011 genome has a window encoding:
- a CDS encoding anhydro-N-acetylmuramic acid kinase, translating to MNKAVSKTGVVTALGAMSGTSLDGVDAAVLRTDGHDIESFGQVAYRAYSDQERDVIAAGFGRWSGPQVQAAAGIVEAAHIEVLSEFKDVDLIGFHGQTLAHAPRAQGTLQVGDGAALADVLGVPVVWDFRSADVEFGGEGAPLAPFFHHACARFAGLTDPVVFLNLGGVGNLTWVDPSCARPEDTGALLAFDTGPANAPLNDLMQVRRGKPFDEGGRLAAKGQVEQGALELFLAEPYFARVPPKSLDRNDFAEMVALVGELSDADAAATLTAMCAAGVAEAMQHCPRPPTRVLVTGGGRMNPVLMQMLTVSLDCPVVPVEDIGLNGDMLEAQAFAYLAVRVARGLPTSCPGTTGVRAAVGGGTVSVPSGR from the coding sequence ATGAACAAGGCCGTAAGCAAGACAGGTGTGGTGACCGCACTGGGCGCGATGTCGGGGACCTCGCTGGACGGTGTGGACGCCGCCGTTCTGCGCACGGATGGACATGATATTGAGAGCTTTGGACAGGTCGCTTATCGCGCCTATTCCGATCAGGAACGCGATGTGATTGCTGCGGGGTTTGGCAGATGGTCAGGGCCTCAGGTGCAGGCCGCCGCCGGGATCGTTGAAGCCGCTCATATCGAGGTTCTGTCTGAATTCAAAGATGTGGACCTGATTGGTTTTCATGGTCAGACGCTGGCCCATGCCCCGCGGGCGCAAGGCACACTGCAGGTTGGTGATGGTGCGGCCTTGGCCGATGTTCTGGGTGTGCCGGTGGTCTGGGATTTTCGCAGTGCGGATGTTGAATTTGGCGGGGAAGGGGCACCGCTTGCGCCGTTTTTCCACCATGCCTGTGCGCGGTTTGCCGGGCTGACAGATCCGGTGGTTTTTCTGAACCTCGGCGGGGTTGGCAATCTGACCTGGGTGGACCCGTCTTGCGCGCGTCCCGAGGATACGGGCGCGCTTTTGGCTTTTGACACGGGGCCTGCGAACGCGCCGCTGAATGATCTGATGCAGGTGCGGCGTGGGAAGCCTTTTGACGAAGGGGGCAGACTGGCTGCCAAAGGGCAGGTTGAACAGGGCGCTCTTGAGCTGTTTCTGGCAGAGCCTTACTTTGCCCGTGTCCCGCCCAAGTCACTGGACCGTAATGATTTTGCCGAAATGGTGGCGCTTGTGGGCGAATTGTCAGATGCCGATGCGGCGGCAACGCTGACCGCCATGTGCGCCGCCGGGGTGGCCGAGGCGATGCAGCATTGCCCACGCCCGCCGACGCGCGTGTTGGTCACAGGTGGCGGGCGGATGAACCCGGTGTTGATGCAGATGCTGACCGTGAGCCTTGATTGTCCGGTGGTCCCGGTCGAGGACATCGGGCTCAATGGCGATATGTTGGAGGCACAGGCCTTTGCCTATCTTGCGGTGCGCGTGGCGCGTGGATTGCCGACATCGTGCCCCGGCACCACTGGGGTGCGGGCGGCTGTTGGCGGCGGGACCGTCAGCGTGCCGTCAGGCCGTTAA